In one window of Bos taurus isolate L1 Dominette 01449 registration number 42190680 breed Hereford chromosome 15, ARS-UCD2.0, whole genome shotgun sequence DNA:
- the CTNND1 gene encoding catenin delta-1 isoform X4: MDDSEVESPASILASVKEQEAQFEKLTRALEEERRHVSAQLERVRVSPQDASPLLANGTLTRRHQNGRFVGDADLERQKFSDLSLNGPQDHSHLLYSTVPRMQEPGQIVETYTEEDPEGAMSVVSVETSDDGTTRRTETTVKKVVKTVTTRTVQPVPMGPDGLPVDASAVSNSYIQTLGRDFRKNGNGGPGPYVGQAGTATLPRNFHYPPDGYSRHYEDGYPGSGDNYGSLSRVTRIEERYRPSMEGYRAPSRQDVYGPQPQVRVGGSSVDLHRFHPEPYGLEDDQRSMGYDDVDYGMMSDYGTGRRTGTPSDPRRRLRSYEDMIGEEVPSDQYYWAPLAQHERGSLASLDSLRKGGPPPPNWRQPELPEVIAMLGFRLDAVKSNAAAYLQHLCYRNDKVKTDVRKLKGVPVLVGLLDHPKKEVHLGACGALKNISFGRDQENKIAIKNCDGVPALVRLLRKARDMDLTEVITGTLWNLSSHDSIKMEIVDHALHALTDEVIIPHSGWEREPSEDCKPRHVEWESVLTNTAGCLRNVSSERSEARRKLRECDGLVDALIFIVQAEIGQKDSDSKLVENCVCLLRNLSYQVHREIPQAERYQEAPPSVANSTGPHAASCFGAKKGKGKKPTEDPTNDTVDFPKRTSPARGYELLFQPEVVRIYISLLKESKNPAILEASAGAIQNLCAGRWTYGRYIRSALRQEKALSAIADLLTNEHERVVKAASGALRNLAVDARNKELIGKHAIPNLVKNLPGGQQSSSQNFSEDTVVSILNTINEVIAENLEAAKKLRETQGIEKLVLINKSGNRSEKEVRAAALVLQTIWGYKELRKPLEKEGWKKSDFQVSLNNASRSQSSHSYDDSTLPLIDRSQRSDNNYSTLNERGDHNRTLDRPGDLGEMEPLKGAPLMQDEGQESLEEELDVLFWMRGSPCLALPCRRFSTTLSATSGLIIYVLLFFGGEMD; the protein is encoded by the exons ATGGACGACTCGGAGGTGGAGTCGCCCGCCAGCATCCTGGCCTCCGTGAAGGAGCAGGAGGCGCAATTTGAGAAGCTGACCCGGGCGCTGGAGGAGGAGCGGCGCCACGTCTCGGCGCAGCTGGAGCGCGTCCGCGTCTCCCCGCAGGACGCCAGCCCGCTCCTGGCCAACGGCACGCTCACCCGCCGGCACCAG AACGGCCGCTTTGTGGGCGATGCTGACCTTGAGCGACAGAAATTTTCAGATCTAAGCCTCAACGGACCCCAG GATCACAGCCACCTTCTGTACAGCACTGTCCCCAGGATGCAGGAGCCGGGGCAGATTGTGGAGACCTACACGGAAGAGGACCCCGAGGGTGCCATGTCTGTGGTCTCCGTGGAGACCTCGGACGACGGAACCACTCGGCGCACAGAGACCACA GTCAAGAAAGTGGTGAAGACGGTGACGACGCGGACGGTGCAGCCAGTCCCTATGGGGCCCGACGGGCTGCCTGTAGACGCCTCGGCGGTGTCGAACAGCTACATCCAGACTCTGGGGCGTGACTTCCGCAAGAACGGCAACGGGGGCCCTGGTCCCTACGTGGGGCAAGCAGGCACGGCCACCCTCCCCAGGAACTTCCACTACCCTCCCGACGGATACAGCCGCCACTACGAGGACGGGTATCCCGGGAGCGGCGACAACTACGGCAGCCTGTCGCGGGTGACCCGCATCGAGGAGCGGTACCGGCCCAGCATGGAAGGTTACCGGGCGCCCAGCCGGCAGGACGTCTACGGGCCGCAGCCCCAGGTCCGGGTGGGCGGGAGCAGTGTGGACCTGCACCGCTTCCATCCGGAGCCCTACGGGCTGGAGGATGACCAGCGAAGCATGGGCTACGATGACGTGGATTACGGCATGATGTCCGATTACGGCACGGGCCGGCGGACGGGGACGCCCTCTGACCCGCGGCGGCGCCTcag GAGCTATGAAGACATGATTGGTGAGGAGGTGCCATCAGACCAGTACTACTGGGCGCCTCTGGCCCAGCACGAACGAGGGAGTCTGGCAAGCTTGGACAGCCTGCGCAAGGGCGGGCCCCCGCCCCCCAACTGGAGACAGCCGGAGCTGCCCGAGGTGATCGCCATGCTGGGGTTCCGCCTGGACGCCGTCAAGTCCAACGCGGCTGCGTACCTGCAGCACTTGTGCTACCGCAACGACAAGGTGAAGACGGACGTCCGGAAGCTCAAGGGCGTCCCAGTGCTGGTGGGATTGTTAGACCACCCCAAAAAGGAGGTGCACCTTGGAGCCTGTGGCGCTCTCAAGAATATCTCTTTTGGGCGTGACCAGGAGAACAAGATCGCTATAAAAAACTGTGACGGTGTTCCTGCTCTCGTGCGATTGCTCCGAAAGGCCCGTGACATGGACCTCACTGAAGTGATTACTG GAACCCTGTGGAATCTCTCATCCCATGACTCCATAAAAATGGAGATCGTGGACCACGCGCTGCACGCCTTAACGGATGAAGTGATCATTCCCCATTCGGGGTGGGAGCGGGAACCTAGCGAAGACTGTAAGCCACGCCACGTCGAGTGGGAGTCCGTGCTCACCAATACCGCCGGCTGCCTCAG GAATGTCAGCTCGGAGAGGAGTGAAGCACGCCGGAAACTTCGGGAGTGCGATGGGTTGGTGGATGCTCTCATTTTCATTGTCCAGGCTGAGATTGGACAGAAAGATTCGGATAGCAAG ctTGTCGAGAACTGCGTCTGCCTCCTTCGGAACCTGTCCTATCAAGTTCACCGGGAGATCCCGCAAGCAGAGCGCTACCAGGAGGCGCCTCCCAGCGTCGCCAACAGTACCGGGCCGCATGCTGCCAGCTGCTTTGGGGCCAAGAAAGGCAAAG gGAAAAAACCCACAGAGGATCCAACAAACGATACAGTGGACTTCCCTAAAAGAACTAGTCCTGCTCGAG GTTATGAGCTTTTATTTCAGCCGGAGGTGGTTCGGATATACATCTCACTCCTCAAAGAGAGCAAGAATCCCGCCATCCTAGAAGCGTCAGCTGGGGCCATCCAGAACTTGTGTGCTGGGCGCTGGACG TATGGTCGATACATCCGCTCAGCTCTGCGTCAAGAGAAAGCTCTTTCCGCCATTGCTGACCTCCTGACCAATGAACACGAGCGGGTTGTGAAAGCTGCATCTGGAGCCCTGAGAAACCTTGCTGTGGATGCGCGCAACAAAGAGTTGATTG GTAAACATGCCATTCCTAacttggtcaagaatctgccagGAGGGCAGCAGAGCTCTTCGCAGAATTTCTCTGAGGACACTGTGGTCTCTATTCTGAACACCATCAACGAAGTTATCGCTGAGAACTTGGAGGCTGCCAAAAAGCTCCGGGAGACCCAGGGTATTGAGAAGCTGGTTTTGATCAACAAATCAGG GAACCGCTCAGAAAAAGAAGTTCGAGCAGCCGCGCTTGTGTTACAGACGATCTGGGGGTATAAGGAGCTGCGgaagccactggagaaggaaggctGGAAGAAGTCAGACTTTCAG GTGAGCCTGAACAATGCTTCTCGGAGCCAGAGCAGCCACTCCTATGATGACAGCACGCTCCCTCTCATTGACCGGAGCCAGAGATCAG
- the CTNND1 gene encoding catenin delta-1: protein MDDSEVESPASILASVKEQEAQFEKLTRALEEERRHVSAQLERVRVSPQDASPLLANGTLTRRHQNGRFVGDADLERQKFSDLSLNGPQDHSHLLYSTVPRMQEPGQIVETYTEEDPEGAMSVVSVETSDDGTTRRTETTVKKVVKTVTTRTVQPVPMGPDGLPVDASAVSNSYIQTLGRDFRKNGNGGPGPYVGQAGTATLPRNFHYPPDGYSRHYEDGYPGSGDNYGSLSRVTRIEERYRPSMEGYRAPSRQDVYGPQPQVRVGGSSVDLHRFHPEPYGLEDDQRSMGYDDVDYGMMSDYGTGRRTGTPSDPRRRLRSYEDMIGEEVPSDQYYWAPLAQHERGSLASLDSLRKGGPPPPNWRQPELPEVIAMLGFRLDAVKSNAAAYLQHLCYRNDKVKTDVRKLKGVPVLVGLLDHPKKEVHLGACGALKNISFGRDQENKIAIKNCDGVPALVRLLRKARDMDLTEVITGTLWNLSSHDSIKMEIVDHALHALTDEVIIPHSGWEREPSEDCKPRHVEWESVLTNTAGCLRNVSSERSEARRKLRECDGLVDALIFIVQAEIGQKDSDSKLVENCVCLLRNLSYQVHREIPQAERYQEAPPSVANSTGPHAASCFGAKKGKGKKPTEDPTNDTVDFPKRTSPARGYELLFQPEVVRIYISLLKESKNPAILEASAGAIQNLCAGRWTYGRYIRSALRQEKALSAIADLLTNEHERVVKAASGALRNLAVDARNKELIGKHAIPNLVKNLPGGQQSSSQNFSEDTVVSILNTINEVIAENLEAAKKLRETQGIEKLVLINKSGNRSEKEVRAAALVLQTIWGYKELRKPLEKEGWKKSDFQVSLNNASRSQSSHSYDDSTLPLIDRSQRSDKKPDREEIQMSSMGSNTKSLDNNYSTLNERGDHNRTLDRPGDLGEMEPLKGAPLMQDEGQESLEEELDVLFWMRGSPCLALPCRRFSTTLSATSGLIIYVLLFFGGEMD from the exons ATGGACGACTCGGAGGTGGAGTCGCCCGCCAGCATCCTGGCCTCCGTGAAGGAGCAGGAGGCGCAATTTGAGAAGCTGACCCGGGCGCTGGAGGAGGAGCGGCGCCACGTCTCGGCGCAGCTGGAGCGCGTCCGCGTCTCCCCGCAGGACGCCAGCCCGCTCCTGGCCAACGGCACGCTCACCCGCCGGCACCAG AACGGCCGCTTTGTGGGCGATGCTGACCTTGAGCGACAGAAATTTTCAGATCTAAGCCTCAACGGACCCCAG GATCACAGCCACCTTCTGTACAGCACTGTCCCCAGGATGCAGGAGCCGGGGCAGATTGTGGAGACCTACACGGAAGAGGACCCCGAGGGTGCCATGTCTGTGGTCTCCGTGGAGACCTCGGACGACGGAACCACTCGGCGCACAGAGACCACA GTCAAGAAAGTGGTGAAGACGGTGACGACGCGGACGGTGCAGCCAGTCCCTATGGGGCCCGACGGGCTGCCTGTAGACGCCTCGGCGGTGTCGAACAGCTACATCCAGACTCTGGGGCGTGACTTCCGCAAGAACGGCAACGGGGGCCCTGGTCCCTACGTGGGGCAAGCAGGCACGGCCACCCTCCCCAGGAACTTCCACTACCCTCCCGACGGATACAGCCGCCACTACGAGGACGGGTATCCCGGGAGCGGCGACAACTACGGCAGCCTGTCGCGGGTGACCCGCATCGAGGAGCGGTACCGGCCCAGCATGGAAGGTTACCGGGCGCCCAGCCGGCAGGACGTCTACGGGCCGCAGCCCCAGGTCCGGGTGGGCGGGAGCAGTGTGGACCTGCACCGCTTCCATCCGGAGCCCTACGGGCTGGAGGATGACCAGCGAAGCATGGGCTACGATGACGTGGATTACGGCATGATGTCCGATTACGGCACGGGCCGGCGGACGGGGACGCCCTCTGACCCGCGGCGGCGCCTcag GAGCTATGAAGACATGATTGGTGAGGAGGTGCCATCAGACCAGTACTACTGGGCGCCTCTGGCCCAGCACGAACGAGGGAGTCTGGCAAGCTTGGACAGCCTGCGCAAGGGCGGGCCCCCGCCCCCCAACTGGAGACAGCCGGAGCTGCCCGAGGTGATCGCCATGCTGGGGTTCCGCCTGGACGCCGTCAAGTCCAACGCGGCTGCGTACCTGCAGCACTTGTGCTACCGCAACGACAAGGTGAAGACGGACGTCCGGAAGCTCAAGGGCGTCCCAGTGCTGGTGGGATTGTTAGACCACCCCAAAAAGGAGGTGCACCTTGGAGCCTGTGGCGCTCTCAAGAATATCTCTTTTGGGCGTGACCAGGAGAACAAGATCGCTATAAAAAACTGTGACGGTGTTCCTGCTCTCGTGCGATTGCTCCGAAAGGCCCGTGACATGGACCTCACTGAAGTGATTACTG GAACCCTGTGGAATCTCTCATCCCATGACTCCATAAAAATGGAGATCGTGGACCACGCGCTGCACGCCTTAACGGATGAAGTGATCATTCCCCATTCGGGGTGGGAGCGGGAACCTAGCGAAGACTGTAAGCCACGCCACGTCGAGTGGGAGTCCGTGCTCACCAATACCGCCGGCTGCCTCAG GAATGTCAGCTCGGAGAGGAGTGAAGCACGCCGGAAACTTCGGGAGTGCGATGGGTTGGTGGATGCTCTCATTTTCATTGTCCAGGCTGAGATTGGACAGAAAGATTCGGATAGCAAG ctTGTCGAGAACTGCGTCTGCCTCCTTCGGAACCTGTCCTATCAAGTTCACCGGGAGATCCCGCAAGCAGAGCGCTACCAGGAGGCGCCTCCCAGCGTCGCCAACAGTACCGGGCCGCATGCTGCCAGCTGCTTTGGGGCCAAGAAAGGCAAAG gGAAAAAACCCACAGAGGATCCAACAAACGATACAGTGGACTTCCCTAAAAGAACTAGTCCTGCTCGAG GTTATGAGCTTTTATTTCAGCCGGAGGTGGTTCGGATATACATCTCACTCCTCAAAGAGAGCAAGAATCCCGCCATCCTAGAAGCGTCAGCTGGGGCCATCCAGAACTTGTGTGCTGGGCGCTGGACG TATGGTCGATACATCCGCTCAGCTCTGCGTCAAGAGAAAGCTCTTTCCGCCATTGCTGACCTCCTGACCAATGAACACGAGCGGGTTGTGAAAGCTGCATCTGGAGCCCTGAGAAACCTTGCTGTGGATGCGCGCAACAAAGAGTTGATTG GTAAACATGCCATTCCTAacttggtcaagaatctgccagGAGGGCAGCAGAGCTCTTCGCAGAATTTCTCTGAGGACACTGTGGTCTCTATTCTGAACACCATCAACGAAGTTATCGCTGAGAACTTGGAGGCTGCCAAAAAGCTCCGGGAGACCCAGGGTATTGAGAAGCTGGTTTTGATCAACAAATCAGG GAACCGCTCAGAAAAAGAAGTTCGAGCAGCCGCGCTTGTGTTACAGACGATCTGGGGGTATAAGGAGCTGCGgaagccactggagaaggaaggctGGAAGAAGTCAGACTTTCAG GTGAGCCTGAACAATGCTTCTCGGAGCCAGAGCAGCCACTCCTATGATGACAGCACGCTCCCTCTCATTGACCGGAGCCAGAGATCAG ATAAGAAACCTGATCGGGAAGAAATTCAGATGAGCAGTATGGGATCAAATACGAAATCGTTAG
- the CTNND1 gene encoding catenin delta-1 isoform X7 produces MDDSEVESPASILASVKEQEAQFEKLTRALEEERRHVSAQLERVRVSPQDASPLLANGTLTRRHQNGRFVGDADLERQKFSDLSLNGPQDHSHLLYSTVPRMQEPGQIVETYTEEDPEGAMSVVSVETSDDGTTRRTETTVKKVVKTVTTRTVQPVPMGPDGLPVDASAVSNSYIQTLGRDFRKNGNGGPGPYVGQAGTATLPRNFHYPPDGYSRHYEDGYPGSGDNYGSLSRVTRIEERYRPSMEGYRAPSRQDVYGPQPQVRVGGSSVDLHRFHPEPYGLEDDQRSMGYDDVDYGMMSDYGTGRRTGTPSDPRRRLRSYEDMIGEEVPSDQYYWAPLAQHERGSLASLDSLRKGGPPPPNWRQPELPEVIAMLGFRLDAVKSNAAAYLQHLCYRNDKVKTDVRKLKGVPVLVGLLDHPKKEVHLGACGALKNISFGRDQENKIAIKNCDGVPALVRLLRKARDMDLTEVITGTLWNLSSHDSIKMEIVDHALHALTDEVIIPHSGWEREPSEDCKPRHVEWESVLTNTAGCLRNVSSERSEARRKLRECDGLVDALIFIVQAEIGQKDSDSKLVENCVCLLRNLSYQVHREIPQAERYQEAPPSVANSTGPHAASCFGAKKGKGKKPTEDPTNDTVDFPKRTSPARGYELLFQPEVVRIYISLLKESKNPAILEASAGAIQNLCAGRWTYGRYIRSALRQEKALSAIADLLTNEHERVVKAASGALRNLAVDARNKELIGKHAIPNLVKNLPGGQQSSSQNFSEDTVVSILNTINEVIAENLEAAKKLRETQGIEKLVLINKSGNRSEKEVRAAALVLQTIWGYKELRKPLEKEGWKKSDFQVSLNNASRSQSSHSYDDSTLPLIDRSQRSDNNYSTLNERGDHNRTLDRPGDLGEMEPLKGAPLMQKI; encoded by the exons ATGGACGACTCGGAGGTGGAGTCGCCCGCCAGCATCCTGGCCTCCGTGAAGGAGCAGGAGGCGCAATTTGAGAAGCTGACCCGGGCGCTGGAGGAGGAGCGGCGCCACGTCTCGGCGCAGCTGGAGCGCGTCCGCGTCTCCCCGCAGGACGCCAGCCCGCTCCTGGCCAACGGCACGCTCACCCGCCGGCACCAG AACGGCCGCTTTGTGGGCGATGCTGACCTTGAGCGACAGAAATTTTCAGATCTAAGCCTCAACGGACCCCAG GATCACAGCCACCTTCTGTACAGCACTGTCCCCAGGATGCAGGAGCCGGGGCAGATTGTGGAGACCTACACGGAAGAGGACCCCGAGGGTGCCATGTCTGTGGTCTCCGTGGAGACCTCGGACGACGGAACCACTCGGCGCACAGAGACCACA GTCAAGAAAGTGGTGAAGACGGTGACGACGCGGACGGTGCAGCCAGTCCCTATGGGGCCCGACGGGCTGCCTGTAGACGCCTCGGCGGTGTCGAACAGCTACATCCAGACTCTGGGGCGTGACTTCCGCAAGAACGGCAACGGGGGCCCTGGTCCCTACGTGGGGCAAGCAGGCACGGCCACCCTCCCCAGGAACTTCCACTACCCTCCCGACGGATACAGCCGCCACTACGAGGACGGGTATCCCGGGAGCGGCGACAACTACGGCAGCCTGTCGCGGGTGACCCGCATCGAGGAGCGGTACCGGCCCAGCATGGAAGGTTACCGGGCGCCCAGCCGGCAGGACGTCTACGGGCCGCAGCCCCAGGTCCGGGTGGGCGGGAGCAGTGTGGACCTGCACCGCTTCCATCCGGAGCCCTACGGGCTGGAGGATGACCAGCGAAGCATGGGCTACGATGACGTGGATTACGGCATGATGTCCGATTACGGCACGGGCCGGCGGACGGGGACGCCCTCTGACCCGCGGCGGCGCCTcag GAGCTATGAAGACATGATTGGTGAGGAGGTGCCATCAGACCAGTACTACTGGGCGCCTCTGGCCCAGCACGAACGAGGGAGTCTGGCAAGCTTGGACAGCCTGCGCAAGGGCGGGCCCCCGCCCCCCAACTGGAGACAGCCGGAGCTGCCCGAGGTGATCGCCATGCTGGGGTTCCGCCTGGACGCCGTCAAGTCCAACGCGGCTGCGTACCTGCAGCACTTGTGCTACCGCAACGACAAGGTGAAGACGGACGTCCGGAAGCTCAAGGGCGTCCCAGTGCTGGTGGGATTGTTAGACCACCCCAAAAAGGAGGTGCACCTTGGAGCCTGTGGCGCTCTCAAGAATATCTCTTTTGGGCGTGACCAGGAGAACAAGATCGCTATAAAAAACTGTGACGGTGTTCCTGCTCTCGTGCGATTGCTCCGAAAGGCCCGTGACATGGACCTCACTGAAGTGATTACTG GAACCCTGTGGAATCTCTCATCCCATGACTCCATAAAAATGGAGATCGTGGACCACGCGCTGCACGCCTTAACGGATGAAGTGATCATTCCCCATTCGGGGTGGGAGCGGGAACCTAGCGAAGACTGTAAGCCACGCCACGTCGAGTGGGAGTCCGTGCTCACCAATACCGCCGGCTGCCTCAG GAATGTCAGCTCGGAGAGGAGTGAAGCACGCCGGAAACTTCGGGAGTGCGATGGGTTGGTGGATGCTCTCATTTTCATTGTCCAGGCTGAGATTGGACAGAAAGATTCGGATAGCAAG ctTGTCGAGAACTGCGTCTGCCTCCTTCGGAACCTGTCCTATCAAGTTCACCGGGAGATCCCGCAAGCAGAGCGCTACCAGGAGGCGCCTCCCAGCGTCGCCAACAGTACCGGGCCGCATGCTGCCAGCTGCTTTGGGGCCAAGAAAGGCAAAG gGAAAAAACCCACAGAGGATCCAACAAACGATACAGTGGACTTCCCTAAAAGAACTAGTCCTGCTCGAG GTTATGAGCTTTTATTTCAGCCGGAGGTGGTTCGGATATACATCTCACTCCTCAAAGAGAGCAAGAATCCCGCCATCCTAGAAGCGTCAGCTGGGGCCATCCAGAACTTGTGTGCTGGGCGCTGGACG TATGGTCGATACATCCGCTCAGCTCTGCGTCAAGAGAAAGCTCTTTCCGCCATTGCTGACCTCCTGACCAATGAACACGAGCGGGTTGTGAAAGCTGCATCTGGAGCCCTGAGAAACCTTGCTGTGGATGCGCGCAACAAAGAGTTGATTG GTAAACATGCCATTCCTAacttggtcaagaatctgccagGAGGGCAGCAGAGCTCTTCGCAGAATTTCTCTGAGGACACTGTGGTCTCTATTCTGAACACCATCAACGAAGTTATCGCTGAGAACTTGGAGGCTGCCAAAAAGCTCCGGGAGACCCAGGGTATTGAGAAGCTGGTTTTGATCAACAAATCAGG GAACCGCTCAGAAAAAGAAGTTCGAGCAGCCGCGCTTGTGTTACAGACGATCTGGGGGTATAAGGAGCTGCGgaagccactggagaaggaaggctGGAAGAAGTCAGACTTTCAG GTGAGCCTGAACAATGCTTCTCGGAGCCAGAGCAGCCACTCCTATGATGACAGCACGCTCCCTCTCATTGACCGGAGCCAGAGATCAG
- the CTNND1 gene encoding catenin delta-1 isoform X3: MDDSEVESPASILASVKEQEAQFEKLTRALEEERRHVSAQLERVRVSPQDASPLLANGTLTRRHQDHSHLLYSTVPRMQEPGQIVETYTEEDPEGAMSVVSVETSDDGTTRRTETTVKKVVKTVTTRTVQPVPMGPDGLPVDASAVSNSYIQTLGRDFRKNGNGGPGPYVGQAGTATLPRNFHYPPDGYSRHYEDGYPGSGDNYGSLSRVTRIEERYRPSMEGYRAPSRQDVYGPQPQVRVGGSSVDLHRFHPEPYGLEDDQRSMGYDDVDYGMMSDYGTGRRTGTPSDPRRRLRSYEDMIGEEVPSDQYYWAPLAQHERGSLASLDSLRKGGPPPPNWRQPELPEVIAMLGFRLDAVKSNAAAYLQHLCYRNDKVKTDVRKLKGVPVLVGLLDHPKKEVHLGACGALKNISFGRDQENKIAIKNCDGVPALVRLLRKARDMDLTEVITGTLWNLSSHDSIKMEIVDHALHALTDEVIIPHSGWEREPSEDCKPRHVEWESVLTNTAGCLRNVSSERSEARRKLRECDGLVDALIFIVQAEIGQKDSDSKLVENCVCLLRNLSYQVHREIPQAERYQEAPPSVANSTGPHAASCFGAKKGKDEWFSRGKKPTEDPTNDTVDFPKRTSPARGYELLFQPEVVRIYISLLKESKNPAILEASAGAIQNLCAGRWTYGRYIRSALRQEKALSAIADLLTNEHERVVKAASGALRNLAVDARNKELIGKHAIPNLVKNLPGGQQSSSQNFSEDTVVSILNTINEVIAENLEAAKKLRETQGIEKLVLINKSGNRSEKEVRAAALVLQTIWGYKELRKPLEKEGWKKSDFQVSLNNASRSQSSHSYDDSTLPLIDRSQRSDKKPDREEIQMSSMGSNTKSLDNNYSTLNERGDHNRTLDRPGDLGEMEPLKGAPLMQDEGQESLEEELDVLFWMRGSPCLALPCRRFSTTLSATSGLIIYVLLFFGGEMD; encoded by the exons ATGGACGACTCGGAGGTGGAGTCGCCCGCCAGCATCCTGGCCTCCGTGAAGGAGCAGGAGGCGCAATTTGAGAAGCTGACCCGGGCGCTGGAGGAGGAGCGGCGCCACGTCTCGGCGCAGCTGGAGCGCGTCCGCGTCTCCCCGCAGGACGCCAGCCCGCTCCTGGCCAACGGCACGCTCACCCGCCGGCACCAG GATCACAGCCACCTTCTGTACAGCACTGTCCCCAGGATGCAGGAGCCGGGGCAGATTGTGGAGACCTACACGGAAGAGGACCCCGAGGGTGCCATGTCTGTGGTCTCCGTGGAGACCTCGGACGACGGAACCACTCGGCGCACAGAGACCACA GTCAAGAAAGTGGTGAAGACGGTGACGACGCGGACGGTGCAGCCAGTCCCTATGGGGCCCGACGGGCTGCCTGTAGACGCCTCGGCGGTGTCGAACAGCTACATCCAGACTCTGGGGCGTGACTTCCGCAAGAACGGCAACGGGGGCCCTGGTCCCTACGTGGGGCAAGCAGGCACGGCCACCCTCCCCAGGAACTTCCACTACCCTCCCGACGGATACAGCCGCCACTACGAGGACGGGTATCCCGGGAGCGGCGACAACTACGGCAGCCTGTCGCGGGTGACCCGCATCGAGGAGCGGTACCGGCCCAGCATGGAAGGTTACCGGGCGCCCAGCCGGCAGGACGTCTACGGGCCGCAGCCCCAGGTCCGGGTGGGCGGGAGCAGTGTGGACCTGCACCGCTTCCATCCGGAGCCCTACGGGCTGGAGGATGACCAGCGAAGCATGGGCTACGATGACGTGGATTACGGCATGATGTCCGATTACGGCACGGGCCGGCGGACGGGGACGCCCTCTGACCCGCGGCGGCGCCTcag GAGCTATGAAGACATGATTGGTGAGGAGGTGCCATCAGACCAGTACTACTGGGCGCCTCTGGCCCAGCACGAACGAGGGAGTCTGGCAAGCTTGGACAGCCTGCGCAAGGGCGGGCCCCCGCCCCCCAACTGGAGACAGCCGGAGCTGCCCGAGGTGATCGCCATGCTGGGGTTCCGCCTGGACGCCGTCAAGTCCAACGCGGCTGCGTACCTGCAGCACTTGTGCTACCGCAACGACAAGGTGAAGACGGACGTCCGGAAGCTCAAGGGCGTCCCAGTGCTGGTGGGATTGTTAGACCACCCCAAAAAGGAGGTGCACCTTGGAGCCTGTGGCGCTCTCAAGAATATCTCTTTTGGGCGTGACCAGGAGAACAAGATCGCTATAAAAAACTGTGACGGTGTTCCTGCTCTCGTGCGATTGCTCCGAAAGGCCCGTGACATGGACCTCACTGAAGTGATTACTG GAACCCTGTGGAATCTCTCATCCCATGACTCCATAAAAATGGAGATCGTGGACCACGCGCTGCACGCCTTAACGGATGAAGTGATCATTCCCCATTCGGGGTGGGAGCGGGAACCTAGCGAAGACTGTAAGCCACGCCACGTCGAGTGGGAGTCCGTGCTCACCAATACCGCCGGCTGCCTCAG GAATGTCAGCTCGGAGAGGAGTGAAGCACGCCGGAAACTTCGGGAGTGCGATGGGTTGGTGGATGCTCTCATTTTCATTGTCCAGGCTGAGATTGGACAGAAAGATTCGGATAGCAAG ctTGTCGAGAACTGCGTCTGCCTCCTTCGGAACCTGTCCTATCAAGTTCACCGGGAGATCCCGCAAGCAGAGCGCTACCAGGAGGCGCCTCCCAGCGTCGCCAACAGTACCGGGCCGCATGCTGCCAGCTGCTTTGGGGCCAAGAAAGGCAAAG ATGAGTGGTTCTCCAGAG gGAAAAAACCCACAGAGGATCCAACAAACGATACAGTGGACTTCCCTAAAAGAACTAGTCCTGCTCGAG GTTATGAGCTTTTATTTCAGCCGGAGGTGGTTCGGATATACATCTCACTCCTCAAAGAGAGCAAGAATCCCGCCATCCTAGAAGCGTCAGCTGGGGCCATCCAGAACTTGTGTGCTGGGCGCTGGACG TATGGTCGATACATCCGCTCAGCTCTGCGTCAAGAGAAAGCTCTTTCCGCCATTGCTGACCTCCTGACCAATGAACACGAGCGGGTTGTGAAAGCTGCATCTGGAGCCCTGAGAAACCTTGCTGTGGATGCGCGCAACAAAGAGTTGATTG GTAAACATGCCATTCCTAacttggtcaagaatctgccagGAGGGCAGCAGAGCTCTTCGCAGAATTTCTCTGAGGACACTGTGGTCTCTATTCTGAACACCATCAACGAAGTTATCGCTGAGAACTTGGAGGCTGCCAAAAAGCTCCGGGAGACCCAGGGTATTGAGAAGCTGGTTTTGATCAACAAATCAGG GAACCGCTCAGAAAAAGAAGTTCGAGCAGCCGCGCTTGTGTTACAGACGATCTGGGGGTATAAGGAGCTGCGgaagccactggagaaggaaggctGGAAGAAGTCAGACTTTCAG GTGAGCCTGAACAATGCTTCTCGGAGCCAGAGCAGCCACTCCTATGATGACAGCACGCTCCCTCTCATTGACCGGAGCCAGAGATCAG ATAAGAAACCTGATCGGGAAGAAATTCAGATGAGCAGTATGGGATCAAATACGAAATCGTTAG